The Salmonella enterica subsp. houtenae serovar Houten genome has a segment encoding these proteins:
- the ybhN gene encoding Inner membrane protein YbhQ: MAKSHPRWRLAKKVLTWLFFIAVVVLLVVYAKKVDWGDVWTVIRDYNRTALLSAVGLVIVSYLLYGCYDLLGRLYCGHKLAKRQVMLVSFVCYAFNLTLSTWVGGIGMRYRLYSRLGLPGSTITRIFSLSITTNWLGYILLGGIIFTFGVVQLPDHWYIDEGTLRILGIVLLLIIAVYLWFCAFAKRRHMTIKGQKLVLPSWKFALAQMAISSANWMAMGAIIWLLMGQDVNYFFVLGVLLVSSIAGVIVHIPAGIGVLEAVFLALLAGEHTSQGTIIAALLAYRVLYYFIPLLLALVCYLVLESRAKKLRAKNERAMAK, from the coding sequence ATGGCTAAATCGCATCCGCGCTGGCGGCTGGCTAAAAAAGTGCTGACCTGGCTGTTTTTTATTGCGGTCGTCGTTCTGCTGGTGGTGTATGCCAAAAAGGTCGACTGGGGCGATGTCTGGACCGTCATCCGCGACTATAACCGCACGGCGCTTTTAAGCGCCGTGGGACTGGTGATCGTTAGCTATCTTCTGTACGGCTGCTACGACCTGCTTGGACGGCTTTATTGCGGCCATAAACTGGCGAAGCGGCAGGTTATGCTGGTATCGTTCGTCTGCTACGCCTTTAACCTGACGCTCAGCACCTGGGTCGGCGGGATCGGGATGCGTTACCGATTATACTCTCGCCTCGGTTTGCCCGGTAGTACTATCACGCGCATTTTCTCGCTCAGCATTACCACTAACTGGCTGGGCTATATTCTACTTGGCGGCATCATTTTTACCTTCGGCGTTGTCCAGCTTCCCGACCACTGGTATATCGATGAAGGCACGCTACGTATTCTCGGTATCGTTTTATTGTTGATTATCGCGGTCTATCTGTGGTTTTGCGCCTTTGCGAAGCGGCGGCACATGACGATTAAGGGGCAAAAGCTGGTGCTACCGTCATGGAAGTTCGCGCTGGCGCAGATGGCGATCTCCAGCGCGAACTGGATGGCGATGGGCGCGATAATCTGGCTGCTGATGGGCCAGGATGTAAACTATTTCTTTGTGCTGGGCGTACTGCTGGTGAGCAGTATCGCGGGCGTCATCGTGCATATTCCGGCAGGCATCGGCGTGCTGGAGGCCGTATTCCTCGCGTTGCTGGCGGGCGAACATACGTCGCAAGGCACGATTATCGCCGCCCTGCTCGCTTACCGTGTACTTTACTATTTTATTCCCCTGTTGCTGGCGCTGGTGTGTTATCTGGTCCTGGAGAGCCGGGCGAAAAAGCTGCGGGCGAAAAACGAGCGGGCGATGGCGAAATAA
- the rhlE gene encoding ATP-dependent RNA helicase rhlE produces MSFDSLGLNPDILRAIAEQGYREPTPIQQQAIPAVLEGRDLMASAQTGTGKTAGFTLPLLQHLITHQPHAKGRRPVRALILTPTRELAAQIGENVRDYSKYLNIRSLVVFGGVSINPQMMKLRGGVDVLVATPGRLLDLEHQNAVKLDQIEILVLDEADRMLDMGFIHDIRRVLAKLPAKRQNLLFSATFSDDIKALAEKLLHNPLEIEVARRNTASEQVTQHVHFVDKKRKRELLSQMIGQGNWQQVLVFTRTKHGANHLAEQLNKDGIRSAAIHGNKSQGARTRALADFKSGDIRVLVATDIAARGLDIEELPHVVNYELPNVPEDYVHRIGRTGRAAATGEALSLVCVDEHKLLRDIEKLLKKEIPRITTPGYEPDPSIKAEPIQNGRQQRGGGGRGRGQNQGGAGRSQQPRRQDNGTPKAKPKPRTGEGKPAGDKSRPPRRPRRITPAQ; encoded by the coding sequence ATGTCTTTTGATTCCCTGGGATTAAACCCTGATATCCTGCGCGCCATTGCCGAGCAGGGTTACCGTGAACCTACCCCTATTCAGCAACAGGCGATTCCCGCCGTGCTGGAAGGCCGCGATCTGATGGCCAGCGCCCAGACCGGGACCGGTAAAACGGCGGGCTTTACCCTGCCATTGTTGCAGCATCTGATTACCCATCAGCCGCACGCTAAAGGTCGTCGCCCGGTGCGTGCGTTGATCCTCACGCCAACCCGCGAGCTGGCGGCGCAAATTGGCGAAAACGTCAGAGATTACAGTAAATATCTCAACATTCGCTCACTGGTGGTATTTGGCGGCGTAAGCATCAATCCGCAGATGATGAAACTGCGCGGCGGCGTGGATGTGCTGGTGGCGACGCCGGGACGTCTGCTTGACCTGGAACATCAAAATGCCGTGAAGCTGGATCAGATTGAGATTCTGGTACTGGATGAAGCCGACCGTATGCTGGATATGGGCTTCATTCACGATATTCGTCGCGTACTGGCGAAACTGCCAGCGAAGCGTCAGAATCTGCTGTTCTCCGCCACTTTCTCCGACGACATCAAAGCGCTCGCCGAAAAGCTGTTGCACAACCCGCTGGAAATCGAAGTGGCGCGCCGCAACACGGCCTCAGAGCAGGTGACGCAGCACGTCCACTTTGTGGATAAAAAACGTAAGCGCGAACTGCTGTCACAAATGATTGGCCAGGGCAACTGGCAGCAGGTGTTGGTCTTCACCCGCACCAAGCATGGCGCGAACCATCTGGCGGAACAGCTTAATAAAGACGGTATTCGCAGCGCGGCGATCCACGGTAATAAATCGCAGGGCGCACGTACCCGCGCGCTGGCCGATTTTAAATCCGGCGATATTCGCGTGCTGGTGGCGACGGATATCGCGGCGCGTGGTCTGGATATTGAAGAACTGCCACACGTGGTCAACTATGAACTGCCGAACGTGCCGGAAGATTATGTACACCGTATTGGCCGTACCGGTCGCGCGGCGGCAACCGGCGAGGCGCTGTCGCTGGTCTGTGTTGACGAACATAAGTTGTTGCGTGATATCGAAAAGTTGCTGAAAAAAGAGATCCCACGTATTACGACGCCGGGCTATGAGCCGGACCCGTCGATTAAAGCGGAGCCGATTCAGAATGGCCGTCAGCAGCGCGGCGGCGGTGGTCGTGGACGCGGTCAAAATCAGGGGGGCGCGGGGCGCAGCCAGCAGCCGCGACGTCAGGATAACGGGACGCCGAAGGCGAAACCAAAACCGCGTACAGGCGAGGGGAAACCCGCTGGCGATAAATCACGTCCGCCGCGTCGCCCGCGCAGAATCACGCCCGCTCAGTAA
- the macA_3 gene encoding HlyD family secretion protein, with the protein MKKPVVIGLAIAAIVAVIASGTWWYQSRQDDGLTLYGNVDIRTVNISFRVGGRLASLNVDEGDTIKVGQVLGELDHAPYENALMQAKAGVSVAQAQYDLMLAGYRDEEIAQAAAAVRQAQAAYDYAQNFYNRQQGLWKSRTISANDLENARSSRDQAQATLKSAQDKLSQYRTGNREQDIAQAKASLEQAKAQLAQAQLDLQDTTLIAPANGTLLTRAVEPGSMLNAGSTVLTLSLTRPVWVRAYVDERNLSQTQPGRDILLYTDGRPDKPYHGKIGFVSPTAEFTPKTVETPDLRTDLVYRLRIIVTDADDALRQGMPVTVKFNDEARHE; encoded by the coding sequence ATGAAAAAACCTGTCGTTATCGGACTGGCAATCGCCGCGATCGTCGCTGTGATTGCCAGTGGAACCTGGTGGTATCAAAGTCGGCAGGACGATGGGCTGACGCTATACGGTAATGTCGATATTCGTACCGTCAATATCAGCTTTCGCGTCGGCGGCAGGCTGGCGTCGCTGAACGTTGATGAAGGCGATACTATCAAAGTTGGACAGGTGCTTGGCGAACTGGATCACGCGCCATACGAAAACGCGCTGATGCAGGCGAAAGCTGGCGTGTCGGTCGCTCAGGCGCAATACGATTTGATGCTGGCAGGCTATCGCGATGAAGAGATAGCCCAGGCCGCCGCCGCTGTCAGACAGGCGCAAGCCGCCTATGACTACGCGCAAAACTTTTATAACCGTCAGCAGGGATTGTGGAAAAGCCGCACCATTTCCGCAAACGATCTGGAAAACGCCCGCTCATCGCGCGATCAGGCGCAGGCGACGCTGAAATCCGCGCAGGATAAACTGAGCCAGTACCGTACCGGTAATCGTGAACAGGATATCGCCCAGGCGAAAGCCAGCCTGGAACAGGCAAAGGCCCAACTGGCGCAGGCGCAGCTTGATTTGCAGGACACCACGCTTATCGCGCCTGCCAACGGGACCTTGCTCACCCGCGCGGTCGAGCCTGGCAGTATGCTGAACGCCGGCAGCACAGTATTAACGCTCTCGCTGACCCGCCCCGTCTGGGTGCGCGCCTATGTCGATGAACGTAACCTCAGTCAGACACAACCGGGGCGCGACATTCTGTTGTATACCGACGGTCGCCCTGACAAACCTTACCATGGCAAGATTGGTTTCGTTTCGCCCACCGCGGAATTTACGCCGAAAACCGTCGAAACGCCGGATCTGCGTACCGATCTCGTCTATCGCCTGCGCATTATCGTCACCGATGCGGACGATGCGTTACGCCAGGGGATGCCGGTCACGGTGAAATTTAATGACGAGGCACGGCATGAGTGA
- the ybhF_2 gene encoding putative ABC transporter ATP-binding protein MA_1747: MSEAVITLHGLTKRFAGMDKPAVAPLDCTIHSGYVTGLVGPDGAGKTTLMRMLAGLLKADGGSASVLGFDPIQNDSELHAVLGYMPQKFGLYEDLTVMENLNLYADLRSVTGEIREKTFARLLAFTALGPFTDRLAGKLSGGMKQKLGLACTLVGEPKVLLLDEPGVGVDPISRRELWQMVHELAGDGMLILWSTSYLDEAEQCRDVLLMNEGELLYQGEPKALTQTMAGRSFLMSSPQENNRKLLQRALRLPQVSDGMIQGRSVRLILKKEATAAEIRQAEGMPEITLNETAPRFEDAFIDLLGGAGTSESPLGSILHTVEGTPGETVIEAQELTKKFGDFAATDHVNFVVQRGEIFGLLGPNGAGKSTTFKMMCGLLVPTSGKALVLDMDLKVSSGKARQHLGYMAQKFSLYGNLTVEQNLRFFSGVYGLRGRAQNEKIQRMSEAFGLKSIASHPTDALPLGFKQRLALACSLMHEPDILFLDEPTSGVDPLTRREFWLHINSMVEKGVTVMVTTHFMDEAEYCDRIGLVYRGKLIASGTPDDLKAQAADEQQADPTMEQAFITLINDWDKEHTHE, encoded by the coding sequence ATGAGTGAGGCCGTTATTACGCTGCACGGTCTGACGAAGCGCTTTGCGGGAATGGATAAACCCGCCGTCGCGCCGCTCGACTGTACCATTCATTCCGGTTATGTCACAGGGCTGGTAGGGCCGGACGGCGCAGGAAAAACCACGCTGATGCGTATGCTGGCGGGCCTGCTCAAAGCCGATGGCGGCAGCGCGTCCGTATTGGGCTTCGACCCGATACAAAACGACAGCGAGCTGCACGCGGTTCTGGGCTATATGCCGCAGAAATTCGGTCTGTATGAAGATCTTACCGTCATGGAGAACCTTAATCTCTATGCCGATTTGCGCAGCGTTACCGGCGAGATACGGGAAAAGACCTTTGCTCGTTTGTTAGCGTTTACCGCCCTCGGCCCTTTTACTGACCGTCTGGCGGGGAAATTGTCTGGCGGGATGAAGCAAAAACTGGGGCTGGCCTGTACGCTGGTCGGCGAACCGAAAGTGCTGCTGTTGGATGAACCGGGCGTTGGCGTTGACCCGATTTCACGGCGCGAGTTGTGGCAAATGGTCCACGAACTGGCGGGCGACGGGATGCTAATTTTATGGAGCACCTCCTATCTGGATGAAGCCGAACAGTGTCGCGACGTGCTGCTGATGAATGAAGGCGAGCTACTCTATCAGGGCGAACCTAAAGCGCTGACGCAAACGATGGCTGGTCGCAGCTTTCTGATGAGCAGTCCACAGGAAAACAACCGTAAGTTGCTACAGCGAGCGCTCAGACTGCCGCAGGTGAGCGACGGCATGATTCAGGGACGTTCGGTACGCCTGATCCTGAAAAAAGAGGCTACCGCAGCAGAGATTCGTCAGGCCGAAGGGATGCCGGAAATCACCCTCAATGAGACCGCGCCGCGCTTCGAAGATGCGTTTATCGATCTGCTTGGCGGGGCGGGAACTTCGGAGTCTCCGCTGGGTTCCATCCTCCATACGGTTGAAGGCACTCCCGGCGAAACGGTGATTGAAGCGCAGGAACTGACGAAAAAATTTGGCGATTTCGCGGCCACGGACCATGTTAATTTCGTCGTACAGCGCGGCGAGATTTTTGGCCTGCTCGGCCCGAACGGCGCGGGTAAATCAACCACCTTTAAAATGATGTGCGGCCTGCTGGTGCCGACATCCGGCAAGGCGCTGGTACTGGATATGGACCTGAAAGTCAGCTCCGGCAAAGCCCGTCAGCATCTGGGCTATATGGCGCAAAAATTTTCGCTTTACGGCAACCTGACGGTCGAGCAAAACCTGCGTTTTTTCTCCGGCGTCTACGGTTTGCGGGGCCGCGCGCAAAATGAAAAAATTCAGCGCATGAGCGAAGCGTTTGGTCTGAAAAGCATCGCGTCACATCCCACCGATGCGCTGCCGCTGGGCTTTAAACAGCGACTGGCGCTGGCCTGCTCGCTGATGCACGAACCGGATATTTTATTCCTTGATGAACCCACGTCCGGGGTTGATCCCCTCACCCGCCGTGAATTTTGGCTGCATATTAATAGCATGGTGGAAAAAGGAGTCACGGTAATGGTGACGACCCACTTTATGGATGAGGCGGAGTATTGCGATCGCATTGGACTGGTTTATCGCGGGAAGCTTATCGCCAGCGGTACGCCGGACGATCTCAAAGCGCAGGCCGCCGATGAGCAACAGGCCGATCCGACGATGGAGCAGGCATTTATCACTCTCATCAATGACTGGGATAAGGAGCATACGCATGAATAA
- the ybhQ gene encoding putative inner membrane protein, with protein sequence MKWQQRVRVATGLGCWQIMLHLLVVAMLVTGWMSGTLVRVGLGLCVLYGVTVLLMLALQRHHEQRWRDVADVLEELTTTWYFGTALIVLWLLSRVLQNNVLLALAGLAILAGPAVVSLLAKDKKLHHFASKHRIRR encoded by the coding sequence ATGAAGTGGCAACAACGCGTTCGTGTCGCAACCGGCCTTGGTTGTTGGCAGATTATGTTGCATTTACTGGTAGTGGCGATGCTGGTAACAGGCTGGATGAGCGGCACATTAGTGCGCGTCGGCCTGGGATTATGTGTGCTTTATGGCGTGACGGTATTGCTGATGCTGGCGTTGCAGCGCCATCATGAGCAACGCTGGCGCGATGTGGCGGATGTGCTGGAAGAGCTGACTACCACCTGGTACTTCGGCACCGCGCTGATTGTCCTCTGGCTGCTATCCCGCGTATTGCAAAATAATGTCTTACTGGCGCTGGCGGGGTTGGCTATCCTGGCCGGACCCGCCGTGGTCTCGCTACTGGCGAAAGATAAAAAACTACATCACTTTGCGTCTAAACATCGCATACGCCGCTGA
- the ybhR gene encoding ABC transport system permease component YbhR: MFHRLWTLIRKELQSLLREPQTRAILILPVLIQVILFPFAATLEVTNATIAIYNEDNGKHSVELTQRFARAKAFTHVLLLNSPQEIQPTIDTQKALLLVRFPADFSRNLDTFQPAPMQLILDGRNSNSAQIAANYLQQIVKEYQQALMDGKPKPNNSELVVRNWYNPNLDYKWFVVPSLIAMITTIGVMIVTSLSVAREREQGTLDQLLVSPLTTWQIFVGKAVPALIVATFQATIVLAIGIWAYQIPFAGSLALFYFTMVIYGLSLVGFGLLISSLCATQQQAFIGVFVFMMPAILLSGYVSPVENMPVWLQNLTWINPIRHFTDITKQIYLKDASLGIVWGSLWPLLVIAATTGSAAYAMFRRKVM, encoded by the coding sequence ATGTTTCATCGTTTATGGACGTTAATTCGCAAAGAACTGCAATCGCTTTTACGCGAACCGCAAACGCGCGCGATCCTGATTCTGCCGGTGCTGATTCAGGTTATCCTGTTTCCATTCGCCGCGACGCTTGAAGTCACTAACGCGACCATCGCCATCTATAACGAAGATAACGGCAAACATTCGGTAGAACTTACCCAGCGCTTTGCGCGTGCGAAAGCGTTTACCCATGTGCTGCTGCTGAACAGTCCGCAGGAGATCCAGCCGACTATCGATACGCAAAAAGCGCTGCTACTGGTGCGCTTCCCGGCGGATTTCTCGCGGAATCTGGATACCTTCCAGCCTGCGCCGATGCAACTCATTCTTGATGGACGTAACTCCAACAGCGCGCAAATCGCCGCCAATTATCTGCAACAGATCGTCAAGGAGTATCAGCAGGCGTTGATGGACGGCAAGCCAAAGCCCAACAATAGCGAACTGGTGGTACGCAACTGGTATAACCCGAATCTGGACTACAAATGGTTTGTGGTGCCCTCGCTGATCGCCATGATCACCACTATCGGCGTGATGATCGTCACTTCGCTGTCCGTCGCCCGCGAGCGTGAACAAGGCACTCTGGATCAACTGTTGGTCTCTCCGCTCACCACCTGGCAGATTTTCGTCGGTAAAGCGGTGCCGGCGCTGATTGTCGCGACCTTCCAGGCCACGATCGTGCTGGCTATCGGCATTTGGGCGTACCAAATCCCCTTCGCCGGTTCGTTAGCGCTATTTTATTTCACGATGGTGATTTACGGGCTGTCGCTGGTAGGCTTTGGCTTGCTGATATCATCGCTTTGCGCCACGCAACAGCAGGCGTTTATCGGCGTCTTTGTCTTTATGATGCCGGCGATTTTGCTCTCGGGTTATGTCTCGCCGGTGGAAAATATGCCGGTCTGGCTGCAAAACCTGACGTGGATAAACCCTATCCGCCACTTTACTGACATTACCAAGCAAATTTATCTTAAGGATGCGAGTCTGGGGATTGTCTGGGGAAGTTTGTGGCCGCTACTGGTGATAGCGGCCACCACGGGTTCAGCGGCGTATGCGATGTTTAGACGCAAAGTGATGTAG
- a CDS encoding Endonuclease/Exonuclease/ phosphatase family protein, which yields MTQHTRNFSFKVLTINTHKGFTAFNKRFILPELRDAVRTVGADIVCLQEVMGAHEVHPLHIENWPDTTHYEFLADTMWSDFAYGRNAVYPEGHHGNAVLSRYPIEHYENRDVSVGGSEKRGVLYCRITPPMLNHPIHVMCVHLGLRESHRQAQLTMLAGWVNALPKSEPVLVAGDFNDWRQKAGPPLNAAGLEEIFTRAHGRPARTFPVSMPLLRLDRIYVKNANASSPTALPLRNWRHLSDHAPLSAEIHL from the coding sequence ATGACTCAACACACGCGAAATTTTTCATTCAAAGTGCTCACCATTAACACGCACAAAGGTTTTACCGCCTTTAATAAACGCTTCATCCTGCCGGAGCTACGTGACGCCGTCAGAACGGTCGGCGCCGATATCGTCTGTCTGCAAGAAGTGATGGGCGCGCATGAGGTACATCCGCTGCATATCGAAAACTGGCCGGACACCACCCATTATGAATTTTTGGCCGACACCATGTGGAGCGATTTCGCCTATGGCCGCAATGCGGTTTATCCGGAAGGCCATCACGGTAACGCGGTTCTTTCTCGCTATCCCATTGAACATTATGAAAATCGCGACGTCTCGGTCGGCGGCAGCGAAAAACGCGGCGTGCTCTATTGCCGCATTACGCCGCCCATGCTCAACCACCCTATCCACGTCATGTGCGTGCATCTCGGCCTGCGGGAGAGCCATCGCCAGGCGCAGTTAACCATGCTGGCGGGATGGGTGAATGCCTTGCCGAAATCAGAACCGGTGCTGGTGGCCGGAGACTTTAACGACTGGCGGCAAAAGGCGGGCCCGCCGTTAAACGCAGCCGGGCTGGAGGAGATATTCACCCGCGCCCACGGCCGACCGGCGCGCACATTCCCGGTGAGTATGCCGCTGCTGCGACTCGATCGTATTTACGTCAAGAATGCTAACGCCAGTTCTCCTACGGCGCTACCGCTGCGGAACTGGCGACATTTATCAGACCATGCCCCCCTTAGCGCGGAGATCCATCTATGA
- the ybhO gene encoding phospholipase, producing MKCGWREGNQIQLLENGDQFYPAVFAAIAQAQQKIILETFILFEDEVGKKLHAALLKAAQRGVKAEVLLDGYGSPDLSDAFVGELTAAGVIFRYYDPRPRLLGLRTNIFRRMHRKIVVIDDRIAFVGGINYSAEHMSDYGPQAKQDYAVRVEGPVVADILQFEVENLPGQSPARRWWKRHHQAEENRRPGEAQALFVWRDNEEHRDDIERHYLKMLTQAKREVIIANAYFFPGYRLLHAMRKAARRGVSVKLIVQGEPDMPIVKVGARLLYNYLVKGGVQVYEYRRRPLHGKVALMDDHWATVGSSNLDPLSLSLNLEANLIIHDRRFNQTLRDNLQGILVNDCKQVDESMLPKRTWWNLTKSVLAFHFLRHFPALVGWLPAHTPHLAQVPPPAQPEMETQDRVDPENTGVKP from the coding sequence ATGAAATGCGGCTGGCGTGAAGGTAATCAAATTCAGCTACTGGAAAACGGCGACCAGTTCTATCCTGCCGTGTTTGCGGCTATCGCTCAGGCACAGCAAAAAATCATTCTGGAAACCTTTATCTTATTTGAAGATGAGGTGGGCAAAAAACTCCATGCCGCTCTGCTAAAAGCCGCACAGCGCGGCGTAAAAGCCGAAGTATTACTCGACGGTTACGGCTCTCCCGATCTCAGCGATGCGTTTGTCGGTGAGTTAACCGCGGCGGGCGTTATTTTTCGCTATTACGACCCCCGCCCGCGTCTACTGGGGTTGCGAACCAATATCTTCCGCCGAATGCACCGCAAAATCGTGGTGATTGATGATCGTATTGCCTTTGTCGGCGGCATTAACTATTCCGCTGAACATATGTCGGATTACGGCCCGCAGGCGAAACAAGACTACGCGGTACGGGTCGAAGGGCCTGTAGTGGCCGATATCCTGCAATTCGAAGTCGAGAACCTGCCGGGACAAAGTCCTGCGCGTCGCTGGTGGAAACGTCATCACCAGGCTGAAGAAAACCGCCGCCCCGGCGAAGCGCAGGCGCTGTTTGTCTGGCGGGATAACGAAGAGCACCGCGACGATATCGAACGTCATTATCTGAAAATGCTGACCCAGGCAAAGCGTGAAGTGATTATCGCTAACGCCTATTTTTTCCCGGGCTATCGCTTGCTCCACGCAATGCGTAAAGCCGCCCGCCGTGGCGTGAGCGTAAAACTGATTGTCCAGGGGGAACCAGACATGCCTATAGTCAAAGTCGGCGCGCGGTTGCTCTATAACTATCTGGTGAAGGGCGGCGTGCAGGTTTATGAATACCGACGCCGACCACTGCATGGCAAAGTGGCGCTGATGGACGATCACTGGGCCACGGTAGGGTCAAGTAACCTCGATCCGCTCAGCTTGTCGCTTAATCTTGAAGCTAACCTAATCATTCACGATCGTCGTTTTAACCAGACCCTGCGCGACAATTTACAAGGCATCCTCGTGAATGACTGTAAACAGGTCGATGAGTCTATGCTGCCGAAACGCACCTGGTGGAATCTGACCAAAAGCGTGCTGGCATTCCACTTTTTACGCCATTTCCCGGCGCTGGTCGGCTGGCTACCTGCGCATACCCCGCACCTGGCGCAGGTTCCCCCGCCTGCCCAGCCAGAAATGGAAACCCAGGATCGCGTTGATCCAGAAAATACAGGAGTGAAGCCCTAA
- the ybhS gene encoding ABC transport system permease component YbhS, with amino-acid sequence MNKSLSWRRVRALCVKETRQIVRDPSSWLIAVVIPLLLLFIFGYGINLDSSKLRVGILLEQQSQEALDFTHAMTGSPYIDATISDNRHELIEKMQAGRIRGLVVIPVDFAQQMARAGDSAPIQVITDGSEPNTANFVQGYVEGIWQIWQQQRAEDRGDTFEPLIDVQTRYWFNPAAISQHFIIPGAVTIIMTVIGAILTSLVVAREWERGTMEALLSTEVTRVELLLCKLIPYYFLGMLAMLLCMLVSVFILGVPYRGSLVILFIITSLFLLSTLGMGLLISTITRNQFNAAQVALNAAFLPSIMLSGFIFQIDSMPAVIRAVTYIIPARYFVSTLQSLFLAGNIPVVLGINVLFLIASAVMFIGLTWLKTKRRLD; translated from the coding sequence ATGAATAAGTCTCTCTCCTGGCGCCGCGTGCGTGCGCTGTGCGTCAAAGAGACGCGCCAGATCGTTCGCGATCCCAGTAGCTGGCTGATTGCGGTGGTGATCCCGCTGCTGTTGCTGTTTATTTTCGGTTACGGCATTAACCTCGACTCCAGCAAGCTGCGGGTGGGGATTCTGCTTGAACAGCAAAGTCAGGAGGCGTTGGATTTCACTCATGCGATGACCGGTTCACCCTATATCGACGCGACCATTAGCGATAATCGCCATGAATTAATTGAAAAAATGCAGGCCGGACGCATTCGCGGACTGGTGGTAATTCCGGTGGATTTCGCGCAGCAAATGGCGCGCGCCGGTGACAGCGCGCCGATTCAGGTGATTACCGACGGCAGCGAGCCAAATACCGCCAACTTCGTTCAGGGTTATGTTGAAGGCATCTGGCAAATCTGGCAACAACAGCGGGCGGAAGATCGTGGCGACACCTTTGAACCGCTCATCGACGTCCAGACGCGCTATTGGTTTAACCCGGCGGCGATCAGTCAGCATTTTATTATTCCCGGGGCGGTGACCATTATCATGACGGTCATTGGCGCGATCCTCACTTCGCTGGTCGTTGCCCGCGAATGGGAGCGCGGCACAATGGAGGCGCTGCTCTCAACCGAAGTGACGCGTGTTGAACTGCTGCTGTGTAAGCTTATTCCCTATTACTTTCTCGGTATGCTGGCGATGTTGCTCTGTATGCTGGTATCCGTGTTTATTCTCGGCGTGCCGTATCGCGGTTCGCTGGTGATTCTGTTTATCATCACCAGTCTGTTTTTACTGAGTACGTTGGGGATGGGGCTGTTGATTTCCACCATCACTCGCAACCAGTTTAACGCCGCGCAGGTGGCGCTGAACGCCGCCTTTTTGCCCTCGATTATGCTGTCCGGATTTATCTTCCAGATAGACAGTATGCCTGCGGTGATCCGCGCGGTGACCTATATTATTCCGGCGCGTTATTTTGTCAGCACCCTGCAAAGTCTGTTTCTGGCCGGCAATATTCCGGTCGTGTTAGGCATTAACGTACTGTTTTTAATCGCCTCGGCGGTGATGTTTATTGGCCTGACGTGGCTAAAAACCAAACGACGGCTGGACTGA
- a CDS encoding HTH-type transcriptional regulator ybiH, which yields MNIPTTTTKGEQAKSQLIAAALAQFGEYGLHATTRDIAALAGQNIAAITYYFGSKEDLYLACAQWIADFLGEKFRPHAEKAERLFSQPDPDRDAIRELILLACKNMIMLLTQEDTVNLSKFISREQLSPTSAYQLVHEQVIDPLHTHLTRLVAAYTGCDANDTRMILHTHALLGEVLAFRLGKETILLRTGWPQFDEEKAELIYQTVTCHIDLILHGLTQRSLD from the coding sequence ATGAATATTCCCACCACGACCACCAAGGGCGAGCAGGCGAAAAGCCAGCTCATTGCCGCCGCGCTGGCGCAGTTTGGCGAGTATGGCCTCCATGCCACCACGCGCGATATCGCCGCGCTGGCGGGGCAAAATATTGCCGCCATTACTTACTATTTCGGCTCAAAAGAGGATTTATACCTCGCCTGCGCCCAGTGGATTGCCGATTTTCTTGGCGAAAAATTTCGCCCCCATGCTGAAAAAGCGGAACGTCTGTTTAGCCAGCCTGACCCTGACCGGGACGCCATACGCGAGCTAATTCTGCTCGCCTGCAAGAACATGATTATGCTGCTGACGCAGGAAGACACCGTTAACCTGAGCAAATTTATTTCACGCGAGCAGCTCTCTCCCACGTCGGCCTATCAACTGGTTCATGAACAGGTTATCGATCCATTGCATACCCATTTGACCAGATTGGTTGCCGCTTATACCGGCTGCGATGCCAATGATACGCGCATGATTTTGCATACCCATGCCTTACTGGGCGAAGTGCTGGCGTTTCGTCTCGGCAAAGAAACCATTTTGTTACGTACCGGCTGGCCGCAGTTTGATGAAGAAAAAGCGGAGCTAATTTACCAGACGGTAACCTGCCACATCGATCTTATTCTGCACGGTTTAACGCAAAGGAGTCTGGACTGA